AACTACCATTTGCTGACCTCCGTCTGTCAAGACTGTCGTCTGTAACAACTGCTTTCAAAGCTCAGGCCAAAACAAACACTGCTCACAGTGACAGGAACCTTTTCCCACAGACCCCAAAATACGCACTGCCATGCAAGTAAAAGCACGAACGCCTGCTGCCTTCACAGCCTTGCGGACCAAACGCGCCAGCTGCGAGGAGCTGCGACGGCGCGGCAGAAGCAGCGGCCACGCCTGCTACGAACGCAGCTACAGCACCCGGCACGGTGAGCTCTGGAAAGCTGTGGCCTCTGCTTTGTTCAGAGGCCAGGCTGGCCAGGCCCCACGTGGCTCCGCTCAAGTCAAGGAAGGCAGCGCTGCTGGAGTGACCTGGGGGCCTCATGAAGTTCACCTTACTCATGCCTAGAATTCCTGAGGAGGTGCTATTACTCAGGGCAGCTGCCCACAGTGGGGGTGTTAGCCGGGAGCAGCCCACCCCCAGAGGGCCTAAGAGGAGAGTCTTCTGGAAGCTCAATGTGGGGCTTCTTGGGTTCCGAAGTCAGTGCAACCTCTacattggatttcttttttttttttaattttcaaaaatatttttattaagccgggcgtggtggtgcacgcctttaatcccagcactcgggaggcagaggtaggaggaatgccatgagttcgaggccactctgagactccatagtgaattccaggtcagcctgggctagagtgagaccctacctcgaaaaacaaaaaaacaaaaaaaaatattgctgggtgtggtggcgcacgcctttaatcccagcactcgggaggcagagataagaggatccctgtgagttcaaggccaccctgagactccatagtgaattccaggtaggcctgggctagagcaagaccctacctcaaaaaacaaacaaaatatatatatataaatttattttcttacaaggataaagaacagagagaataggtgtaccagggcataAAGCCACTGCAAtcgggctccagatgcatgtgccactttgtacacttggctttatgtgagtactaggaattgaacttgggtccttaagttttgctgacaagtgccttaaccactgagccatctctccagcccttagaaagGATTTCTTTCATCTTCCTTGAGAACTCTCTCTAGTATTTAAAAATCCCactaagctggacatggtgactctcgcctttcatgccagcactcgggaggcagaggtaggaggatcactgtgagttttaggccaagctgagaccacagagtacaaggtcagcctgggctacaatgagaccctacctcgaaaaaaaaattccactagACAGGAAGGGAGGCTGTGGTTTGGGTAACATACTCTATTCATCATGACATTATCCCACTTTCTGTAACATGATCAGACCTCCCTGAACTGATCATATTATAGCAGCTGACAGGTCAGGTCAGGAAAGGTTGTACTCACACTTTAATAGAAATGCCAAGTTCCTTAGCAGCAAGCACGGCAAAGAACTCGTAACTGTCCAGTACAGCTTTATCATGGGCTTTCACTAAAATCGACAGGCGTTTGTACAGGGTGTCTGGTTCATCAGAAACGGTTATCTAAAATCAAAAAGGAGAGTTTTGATTGTGGTTCCTCTAGTATTCCCAGCCAGTGAGCTTAACATATCACTGTTGGTTGAACTACTTCAGAGTTTATTCATAAACGGGGAGACTGTCAAGTAACACTTCAATGCTGCGACCTCACTACTAACATACTGTCATGTTCAGACTCACGAAATGGCCCTCGGAGCCTGCCGAGCAGTGTAAAAAGAAATTCCCAGGTAACGTACGAAATCACTAGGGGATGGTCTATCAATAATTATTGAGCCCAAActgagctgggtatagtggtgcatgcctttaagcccagcactcaggaggcagaggtaggaggattattgtgagtttgaggccacccgaagactacacagtgaattctaggtcagcttgggctagagtgaaaccctacttaaaaaaaaaaaaaaaaaaaagagcaagagacagagaagactTCAGGCATGCTAGTGCATGCCCTTAACCCCACCACTacggaggccaaggtaggagaatccctgtgagtttgaggccagtcttgagactacatagtgaattccagctcagcctgggctaagaatgagagtgagacactaccttgaaaaacaacaacaaaaaaagcaagcaaacaaacaaaaaaagggctggaaaatggcatagaggttaaggtgttcacctgcaaagcctaaggatccaggtttgattccccagtacctggcacacccattctctctctctctctctctgcctcttctctttctcaaatagccTGGCTGGCTGGTCTGGGCTgaaactatctatctatctacttgtGGTTGGAGGATGGTGGGTACACCATGTCATCTCACTGCCACCTAAGTGTCTCGTAAATGAGACAGAGCCCAGGTACTTGTACTACAGTTCACAGCAATTCTGTAAGGAAAAAACAGGAAAACACAAATTAAAGCGCTTATAAATTGTTAAACACTATTATGGAATTGTTAAGCACTTTAATTGTCATACAAAGTCAAGCTCTTTtcattcatcttttttcttttacgaGGATTTATTCATGTATGTTTTGCCTGTCTTAATACATAAATTGCTCACGTCTAATTAAATGGAGATGACACTGACTGTACCTGTAACTTCTACCTCTCCCACCCTAATCCCTAAAGGGCTGAGAAATAATGGGCCTGACATTTCTGACTTTCTTCCAAGAGATGATTTACCTTCATTTTATTCACCCATTACACCAGTAACTTCTATTACTAATCCAATGATTCAGGGTTAAATGATTTCACCCCAGAGCAGCGAGCTACTTAATAACCGGGAAGAAGGCAGACATCTATTCTTAATTATTCCCAGTAAGGTTGTTAGAAAAACAgagtatagctgggcatggtggcgcatgcctttaatcccagcacttgggaagcagaggtaggaggatcgtcgtgagttcaaggccaccctgagacgtcagcctgagctagagtgagaccctaccttgaaaaaccaaccaaccaaccaaacaaacaaacaaaccagagtATATTATATCTTTTTGTCAATGTTGGGGGTACAGCGGGGGTATACAGTTCTTAGATGCATTCTGATTAATCCCtgtagggttttgtttttatttttaatttttttgtatgtgggggctggggagatgacttagtggttagagacacttgcaaagcctttcaGCCTGGGTAAGTTCCCCTGTCTagaaaggcatttatttgcaatagcaagaaaccctggtgtacctGTGGATgtgcacatgaaaacacacaacacagtaaaaagggggctggagagatggcttagtagttaagcacttgcctgtgaagcctaaggacctaggtcgaggctcaactccccaggacccacgttagccagatgaataagggcgcatgcatctggagttcgtttgcagtggctggaggccctggcgcgccattctctctctctctctctgcctctttctctgtctgttgctcttaaataaataaataaatatatatatatattttttcaaggtaggggctcactctagcccaggctgacctggaactcaagtctgaattcccaggctggcctcaagctcacaaagcagtcctcctacctctgcctcccaagtgctgagattaaaagcatgcaccacaagCCCataatagttttgtttgtttgtttgttttacttttcgaggtagggtctcactctagcacatgctgacctggaattcattatgtagtctctggctggcctcgaactcatggtgatcctcctaccgctgcatcccaagtgttggaatgaaaggcgtgtgccatcatgtctggcttaattttttttagtatttctatttaaatattgtttgtatgtatgtatgtggtttttggaggtagggtctctctctagcccatactgactgcagttcacaatgcagtctcagagtggcctcttacagcgatccttctacctctacctcccaagtgctgaaattaaaggcataagccaccacgactggctatttatttatttatatgacagacagaaaaaaaaaacaaagaaaacaaaaacaaaacacaaggctGAGAGATTCAGTGGCTGTACAAGGTTGCACAGCTGTTTCTGGATTctctggcccgggctgacctggaattcactatgttgtctcagggtggcctcgaactcatgcctcctgagtgctgggattaaaggcgtaatcCCCATACCTAGCAGGacccactgtttttgtttttcatatgttTAGGAAACCGACCTAAATGAAACATCAGGAAAGGTTACTGCTAATGTAGctcctgtgttttcttcttttttggacaGGACCAAATACAATCCAGGCAGACCACAAATACCATATACAGCTGAGAATAACcttgaagtctttttttaaaaaaaaagttattatttgcagtgagagacagagaatgggcgtgtcaaggtctcctgccactgcaagtgaacttcagatgcatgtgccacacctggttcattaggctttgcaggcaagtgcctcagccgctgagccatctctctggcccgcCTTGAATGAACTctcattctcctgtttctccagGCTGAGCGATAGGATCAATCCCAATCCGGGGCTAGCATGCTCCTGACGAGGCAACAATGCGTGAGGCAACAATGCGTACATACCGCAGGCTTTGTCACTTCCTTGGGAAAATCGATGTGCAGGTGTGAAAACTGTGCCCACTTCACACCGGTGCTTCTGTGTAAGGGAAAAGAGAGACCTAAATAACCGCACCACAGCACAGAGTCCACTTTCTAATTCATGTAGGCGCATTCCATTGTATACTTACAGAAGAAAAACAGCATTTTTGGTTGTACTGCTCTTAGAATTGCTTGTAGACAAATTCCCCAACCCCTAAAAAGAGTAGGGGACACGTGTTAGAATTAACATCAACTCCTGGGGTGGAGCAATGGGCAATGGCTCAGTTcttgaagatgcttgcttgcaaagcccgatggcatgggtttgaatccccagtactcatgtgaagccagatgcacaaagtgccctttctctctttggaaataaataaatatattttttgttgttttttcgaggtagagtctcactctagcccagactgacctggaattcactatgtagtctcagggtggcctcgaactgacagcgatcctcctacctctgcttcccgaatgctgggattaaaggcgtgcgccaccacatgtggctggctccattttttttttttttttttttttttgaaaagcaacCATTTACTAGAATCAATACAAGATTatgaaaagagggaagaagaagagggcgaaaggggggagagaatgaaacaGATGTGTTATGGAAACATGAATGtctactttttaaacatttatactTAAAAGGCAGGCATCTATACAGACCACTTACTCTTTAAAGAGATCCAAAGCAGACATGTTTGGCTGAAATAAAACTATGAAACACAGCCACCCCTGTCCACAGAGAATTGAAGGTCTCACTTCGATTCAGAAACCTGGCAACATATTGTGACGTTTTCCTTCTCAGGATGGCACAGTGCTGGAAGAAACCCAGGCTCTTGGCTCTCTGAGAGACCCTTAAAGCCAGTAGGCCAGGCTTGAGGCAACGACTTGGCAGGATGGAAGATTGCTCTCTCCTCATCCTCTGGGACAGATGCCACAGTATGTGGTGAATGAGAAGTGGGAGCACAGGGCCAGAATGGGACTGCAGGGAGCCAGAACCTTGTGCTTTTTCACGGGCTACCAACCTAGGGTcaaagaggggaagggaaagagcccTACAGGGGAAGAGCTGGGCTGAGCCCCTAAAGCGTGGCTCCATTTTCTATTAACAGTTTCATTCTGTTTCAGAATAAAAGCCTTGCTTTAATATTGTAAGGTGCACTGGCAGATATGCCATGCCGCCAGTTATTACTGGGAGAACAAAGTTCCCGGCCAGTGACCccacagggctgggaaaatgagtGGGCTTGCTGTGCCAGAGCATGGAGATGGAGAAGTAGTGTTTACAGCAGTTCTTGAAACCAGCCCGGAACATCTCCATCTACAGAGGTTTCCCCcatcttttttggttgtttgtttttgtttttgtttttccaggtagggtctcactctagcccaggctgacctggaactccctgtgtagtcttagggtggcctcgaactcatggcaatcctcctacctctgcttcccgagtgctgggattataaaggcgTGCACCTTCACGCTCAGCTCACTTGAATatttttgagcaataaaaatgatTACATATCTGTACAATTTAATCTATTAACAGGCAGGATAAGTTCCTGTTGAATCTTTCATACATCTTTTTCAGTATATGTATTTCCTTGCGTGACTAAAGTCATTAGCTTATAAGTTAAGTGAAATAATTCAGTCTATTGCTGGAACCCACCAAGTAAGGCAAGCAGCTTCAAGCCAGCACTGTCAAATCCCTATTTCTGAGCGCCCCCTGGTGGAACAAAACTTTCTTGTTTGAGGACACCATGGTACTATAATATAACTTGTATTTTGTTAGCAACCTTtaaactttaatcccaacagtcggaaggcagaggcagaagaatggctgtgagttcaagccccgTCTGGAacaacagaatgagttccaggtctgctttggctagagtgagaccttgccttgaacaaacaacaaaaaacaaaacaaaagggctggaaagatggctcagtggttaaagcacttgcctgcaaagcctaatgactcaggttcgatttacCAGTACTtgcgtaaaaccagatgcacagagtggggcTTGCAGCTAGAGCTTgattgcaagggctggaggccctggccatctctccagccctttttcttctttctttccttctctctttctttctttccccctttttttccttcccccaaggtagggtctcactgtagcccaggctgacctggaattcactatgtagtctcagggtggcctcgaactcacattctcctatctctgcctcccgagcattgggattaaaggcttcgtCTCAAAAGGAGGGTTTTTAATCCTATGAGACTCACTAATCTTCCTGCTTTGCCATTCTGGGAGTCTTGCTCCTGTCttgttaatttatatttaattccAGGAGATAACTGAGGGTTAAATATCAGTTCTTTTGAGTTGGCTCTGCGGTTAACGGTGCTGacttgcaaagcttaacgaccagggttcgagtccccagtacccacgtaaagtcacatTTGTccggagtttctttgcagtggcaagagcaccTAGCGtgtccgttttctctctctcactcgctcgcttTCATTCTctactagcaaataaataaaaatatttgttgttttttctttaaaatcgGCCCTTTTCTTGTCACcttgcagcaaaaaaaaaaaaaaaaaaaaaaaccccgctGAGTTGAGTATTAAATACCAGAGACGTCTCCTAACGGGCAGAAGTGCAGGTGGCAGCGAGACTCAGCGTCTAGGGCCCGTGTCAGCCGCCCGGTGTCCCCGGCCCGCCCGGTACCTGCCACAAGCGCCGGCTCACGGCCCCCGACGCGGCGCGCGCAGCCATCTTGGCGTCGTGACCTCCCGGGACCACTTCCGGGTCACGGCCGCAGCCGCCGACCATCGAGTTCGAGGAGAAGAGAGAGCGTCCCCCGCGCCGGAGCGACCATAGAGACGTGATTTCGTGCGTCCTtcgctgggttttgttttgttttgcttttttccgAGGCtggggctcactctggcccaggctgacctggaattcactgtggggtctcagggtggcctcgaactcacggagatcctcctacccctgcctcccgagtgctggggattaaaggcgtgcgccatcatgctcaATTCCAAAGGTGTTTTGTGCAGTCATTAATGTCCACCAAAGTTTAATTTCAAATGAAAAGATCTCtcagggagggaattgccatgggatatttttttttttataatcatggaaaatgctaataaaaattaaaaaaaaaaaaaaaagatctctcaggctggagagatggcttagcggttaaggtgcttgtctgggaagcctaaggacgcaggtttggttacccaaaacccatgtaaagccagatgcacagggcgcatgtgtctagagttcatttgcaatggctggaggccctggggcacccattctctgtctccctctcttctcttcctctgttaaacaaataaataaataaaatattttaaaaaggtttctCACCAGACTTGCTGTAATAAGACCTTCAGGTTCTACAAATTTgtaggttttattattattagtttatttttggtttttcgaagtagggtctcactctagctcaggctgacctggaattcactatggagtctcagggtggccttgaactctcagtgatcctcctacctctgcctcctgaggcagTGCTGGCGGCAGAGAGGCTGAGGCGCCCCTGCAGCCCCGTGGCAATGAGCACCAAGCAGGTcacttgcagcccaggctgacctggaattcactctgtagtctttggATGCCCTCGAACTGACGGCgatctcctactctgcctcctgagtgctgggattcaaggtatttTATGCACGGTGTGTGTCGCGAACGTAGCCAGTGCCTGTTCTCACATGACTTGGCAAACAGCAAGCCGTCTACCATCTGCAAGTACTACCAGAAGGGCTATTGTGCCTATGGCACATGGTGCAGATATGATCACACAAGGCCCTCAGCTGCAGCAAGTGGAGCTGTGGGCCCTGCACCCCAGTGCAGGTCCTCTCCAGGCTTGCACAGTCCTCACCCTTCTGACATTGCCATGTCTGTCATGAGAACACACCTGCATGAACCAGGGAAGCGGGAGAAGAAGACGCTGGTGCTCAGAGAtcgcaatctctctggcctggcAGAAGAGAAGACTTCCCCAAGCATGGTGAATAATCCAGGTGGATGCAGTGACCCCCAGACTAGCCCAGAGATGAAGCCCCATTCCTACCTAGATGCCATCAGGAGTGGCCTGGATGATCTGGAGGCCAGCAGCTCCTATGGCAATGAGCAGCAACTGTGCCCCTATGCCGCTGCTGGGGAGTGCTGGTTTGGGGATGCCTGTGTCTATCTGCATGGAGAGGTGTGTGAAATCTGCAGGCTGCAAGTCCTCCACCCCTTCGACCCAGAACAAAGGAAAGCTCATGAGAAGATGTGTATGTTGACATTTGAACACGAGATGGAAAAGGCCTTTGCCTTCCAAGCAAGTCAGGATAAAGTGTGTAGCATCTGCATGGAAGTAATCCTTGAGAAGGCATCTGCTTCTGAGAGGAGGTTTGGAATTCTC
Above is a window of Jaculus jaculus isolate mJacJac1 chromosome 8, mJacJac1.mat.Y.cur, whole genome shotgun sequence DNA encoding:
- the Mrps10 gene encoding 28S ribosomal protein S10, mitochondrial, producing MAARAASGAVSRRLWQGLGNLSTSNSKSSTTKNAVFLLSTGVKWAQFSHLHIDFPKEVTKPAITVSDEPDTLYKRLSILVKAHDKAVLDSYEFFAVLAAKELGISIKVHEPPRKIERLTLLKSVHIFKKHRVQYEMRTLYRCLELERLTGCTANVYLEYIQRNLPEGVAMEVTKTQLQPLPEHIREPIWEKEVKDKEESKA
- the LOC123462917 gene encoding LOW QUALITY PROTEIN: probable E3 ubiquitin-protein ligase makorin-2 (The sequence of the model RefSeq protein was modified relative to this genomic sequence to represent the inferred CDS: deleted 1 base in 1 codon), with product MHGVCRERSQCLFSHDLANSKPSTICKYYQKGYCAYGTWCRYDHTRPSAAASGAVGPAPQCRSSPGLHSPHPSDIAMSVMRTHLHEPGKREKKTLVLRDRNLSGLAEEKTSPSMVNNPGGCSDPQTSPEMKPHSYLDAIRSGLDDLEASSSYGNEQQLCPYAAAGECWFGDACVYLHGEVCEICRLQVLHPFDPEQRKAHEKMCMLTFEHEMEKAFAFQASQDKVCSICMEVILEKASASERRFGILSKCNHTYCLSCIRRWRCAKQFENPVTKSCPECRVISEFVIPSVYRVEDQNKKNELIGAFKQGMGKKACKYFEQGRGTCPFGNKCVYRHAYPDGRLAEPEKPREQLSSEGTVRFFNSVSLWDFIENRETRQVPNTEDVDVAELGDLFMPLSGVESSEP